From the genome of candidate division KSB1 bacterium:
AAGGATTCGTCCGTGAAGGCACCTCGCAGCAGGCCTGCTCCAAGCAAAACGCCGCACGCACGACTTTTTTTCGAAGGAGCGAAAAAAGCATGAATCTCATTCGGCGGCCTCTCGGGTTGCTGGTGCTGCTGAGTCTGGCAGGCTTCACCGGCGCCGCCCGGGCGCAGGATTACGTTTTGGAGAAGGGTGATGTCATTCAGGTGGCCTTTTGGCAGGAGCCCTCGCTCAACACCCAGGCGCGTATTGATGCCGAGGGCAAGATCGATCTGCCGCTTATCGGCCGGGTGCCGGCCGGTGGCAAAACCATCGCACAATTGAGCAGCAGCATCGTTGAGAAGATCTCGGTTTATAACAAAAAAATCACGCAAGCCACCGTGACGGTGATCGAATACGGCAGCCGTGCGATCTACATCAGCGGTGCGGTGGCGCGACCGGGCAGGTATACTTTTCAGGAGCTGCCCAATGTGTGGAAGGCGATTCTCGAGGCCGGCGGGCCGGCCGCCAACGCCCAGTTGTCCCAGGTGCAAATCTTTCGCGGCGGAGAGACTGCCAGCCGCATCGAAACCGTTGATGTGACCTCGGCCTTTGAATCCGGCAATGTGAAGGACCTGCCCCGCTTGCAGCCCGGAGATTATCTCAATGTCCCCAGCATCACACCGCCCACGGCGGGCGGCGGGGCGGAGGGCGGCATGTCACCCACGGCGATTGCCGGCAATCCGCGCAACGCCATCTATGTTTTCGGGATGGTGGCGCGGCCAGGCGTTTATCCCTTTGAAAAGGATTTGGATGTTTTGCAGGCGATCGTGCGCGCCGGCGGGCCGGCGATGATGCAAACCAGCAGCAACAATCGCGCGCCGATCGAGCCGGATTTGCGGCGGGTGCGGTTGATCAGCCTGGGGGCGGAGACCCCGGTGGTTTATGTCATCAACATCAAAGACTACACCAAGCAGGCGGCGCCGTTGCCGTTGCCCTTGCGGCCGGGCGACACCATTTACATTCCCGGACGCGCCAACTACGGCAGCTTCATCCTGGCCAACACGCTGGTGCAGGTGCTCACCGGCACCGTCTCGATTTTGACCTCTTATCTGTTGTTGAACACGTTGCTCGGACAAAACTGACACGATCGCGCACACATGACAACCGGCGGAAAAATCGATCCTCGCAGCCTCTGGCAGCTTGCGCGGCGACGCAAATGGTTTCTCATCATCCCTCCCCTGGTGGCTTTGCTGGGCGCCTACTACCGCATTTCCACTCTCCCCAGCCTGTACCGCTCGGAGACGGTGATTCAGATCGGCAATGCGGCGGCGCTCTCGGCGCGCATGAATGAGTTCGTCGACGGCAGCGGGGTGAAGAAACCGATCCAGATGCGCAATTTGGCGGAAGACCTGCTGGCGCAACTGTTGTCCGTCGATGTGCTGGGGGAGGTGGTCGACCGCATCAAACTCAAGCCGAGCCAGGGCATGCTGGAGGAGGCCAGGAGGGTGCAGCTCGAACACCCGGATGAAAGCCTCGATGCCATCGTGCGCCGCCTGCAGATCGAATGGCTGGCGCGGCGCTTTCTCGACGGCGGCGTGACCTTCGCCAAGCGCGGCAGTTCAATGCGCATCGCCTTCGAGCATACCGATCCCGACAAGGCTTATTTGATCGTGAAGACACTCGCCGACGTTTTCATTGAACAGAATCTCGAACGCGAGTCCAAGAGTGCCGCCATTGCCATCGGGTTCAGCAAGGAACAGGAGCAGCGTTATCAGCAGCAATATGAGGAGGCGCTGGAACGTTTGCGCCGCCTCAAGGAGCAAACCACCTTCGAGCAAACCCGCAAGCTCGCGGTCAACATGAACAATGAAGCGCAGGCCAATGCCACGCTCAATTCGCTGCAGGTTGATCTCAACCGCCAGCAGGACCTGCTGGCCGGCCTGGAGGCCAGACTCAGCGGGGTGACCGGCAACTTCTCCGTCACCGATACCCCCCGCATGCTCGAGCTGCGCCGGCGCCTGTTGCAGAAGGCGGAGGCCCTGGTGACGGTGATGATTCAGTTCGACTGGCGCGATGCCAATGTGATCAATGTCAACCAGGAGATTGCCGCCCTGCGCGAGCAATTTCGCGAAGACGTGCTGAAACAACTCGGCCCCGGCCTTGCGGCCAACGAGCTGGAGCTGGCGGCCCAGCATCAGATCGCACGCCTGGATCTCGACCTGTTGCGTCATGAGAAAAAGACGCTGGAAAACCTGCTGGAGACCTATCGCTTCAGCATTGCCAAACGGCCGGTGCAGGAGATGCAGCTCGCCGAGGCGCAAAAGCAAGTCAATGACCTGGGTGCCGTGCTTTACGCCTTTCGCAGCCAGGCGCAGCGCTCCGAGCTGGGACAGGATTTGCAGAAAACCAGCGCCGAAGAGCGCTTTCACATCATTAACCCCGCCAACCGGCCGCTGATGCCGGTGCCGCAGGACGAGGTGCAGATTCTGCTGATCGCGCTGTTCGGCGGCCTGGGTTTCGGCATTGGTGCCGTCTACCTCCTGGAGTTTTTTGATCACTCCTTCAAATCCGTGGAGGACGTCGAAACACAATTGGGCGTGCCGGTTTTGGGCGTGATTCCGCGCATCGAAATGGCAGAACCAGCCAGGGCCAAACGACCGTTCTAATGTGCTGTTACTTGTGAAAAATCCATCCACAGCCATTGTCTTTCCACAAGCAGGGATCGTGTGAAAGTTCGGCTCGCGTGCCGCCTGTTTCGCCGGATTTGTCCAACTGACCTGGCGCGCGGCCACTTGTGCATATCGCGGTAACAAACCAGCAGCGGCAGGGCGGAGCAAGCGACTGCTGCCACGGCATGGCAAGATGATCCCGGCACTCTGCCCCGGGCTGGCCCGGTGGCCGCCGGTGTATTTGAGAAACTTCTTTGTGAAAGGGTAGCAGCTTGTCAGCAAAGCGGCGATTGATCGAAGCGGTGGAAGTGACGGACGAGGGCATTCACATCGTTCGTCTGATGAAAGTTTTCGATGCTTCCAGCCTCGATGAGTTTGAAAAAGTCCTGGCCTATCTTCTGGCGCACGACAATTATCGCATTGTGGTGGACCTCACCAACGTCGAGTTCATCTCCTCGGCCGGCTGGGGCGCTTTCACCGCCGAGCTGCGTCGCGTCCGCGACAACGGCGGCGATATTCGTCTGGCCGGCATGAACCCGGATGTGCTGGATGTCTTTTTGCTGTTGGAGCTCGACAGTTTCATTAATGCCTATGATACCGTCGATGATGCCATTTTGTCCTTCGGGCATTCAGACCATGGCCCGGCCGGCCCGCAGGCACCGGCAGTCGCCACTGCCAGTTCGCCGGAACCGCCAAACAGGGAGGCCGCCGTGCCGGATTGGCTGCTC
Proteins encoded in this window:
- a CDS encoding polysaccharide biosynthesis/export family protein gives rise to the protein MNLIRRPLGLLVLLSLAGFTGAARAQDYVLEKGDVIQVAFWQEPSLNTQARIDAEGKIDLPLIGRVPAGGKTIAQLSSSIVEKISVYNKKITQATVTVIEYGSRAIYISGAVARPGRYTFQELPNVWKAILEAGGPAANAQLSQVQIFRGGETASRIETVDVTSAFESGNVKDLPRLQPGDYLNVPSITPPTAGGGAEGGMSPTAIAGNPRNAIYVFGMVARPGVYPFEKDLDVLQAIVRAGGPAMMQTSSNNRAPIEPDLRRVRLISLGAETPVVYVINIKDYTKQAAPLPLPLRPGDTIYIPGRANYGSFILANTLVQVLTGTVSILTSYLLLNTLLGQN